The following coding sequences are from one Gemella haemolysans ATCC 10379 window:
- a CDS encoding ParB/RepB/Spo0J family partition protein, protein MTESVKPFSKLYDLTQRAEKVGISDDDVLREILVEKIVPNKYQPRREFTEEKIKELAESIKQNGLLQSITVRDMGNGFYELIAGERRLRAIKYLQYSTTKAIVKELTDEQMATLALIENIQREELTPIEEAHAYQELLRINKLTQDELAKSLGKTQATVANKLRLLKLSKKVIDAINTKKITERHGRAMVKLDSSAQEKLLIQILSQNLNVSQTEEKIDTYLKIKKDTKVFNPTVNYDGQKIIAKLIKEIAKLEEKYNINLNKEEEETMESVVIKVTVPRFAKKEVNDENISDM, encoded by the coding sequence ATGACAGAGAGTGTAAAACCATTTAGTAAGCTATATGATTTAACACAGAGAGCAGAAAAAGTAGGTATTTCTGATGATGATGTACTTAGAGAGATTTTAGTTGAAAAAATTGTTCCGAACAAATATCAACCACGACGTGAATTTACTGAAGAAAAAATCAAAGAACTTGCTGAATCAATCAAGCAAAATGGTTTACTTCAATCTATTACAGTTCGTGACATGGGAAATGGTTTCTATGAACTTATTGCTGGGGAAAGACGTTTAAGAGCTATTAAGTATTTACAATATTCCACGACTAAGGCTATTGTTAAGGAATTAACTGATGAACAGATGGCAACTCTTGCATTAATTGAAAATATTCAAAGAGAAGAATTAACGCCAATTGAGGAAGCACATGCTTATCAAGAATTACTTAGAATTAATAAACTTACTCAAGACGAGCTTGCTAAGTCTTTAGGGAAAACTCAAGCGACTGTAGCTAATAAATTACGATTATTAAAATTAAGTAAAAAGGTTATTGATGCAATTAATACTAAGAAGATTACAGAACGTCATGGCCGTGCTATGGTTAAGTTAGATTCTTCTGCTCAAGAGAAATTATTGATTCAAATTTTATCACAAAATCTTAATGTATCTCAAACTGAAGAAAAAATTGATACATATTTAAAAATTAAAAAAGACACTAAAGTATTTAATCCAACTGTAAATTATGATGGACAAAAAATTATAGCTAAGCTTATAAAAGAGATAGCTAAACTGGAAGAGAAATATAATATAAATTTAAACAAAGAAGAAGAAGAAACTATGGAAAGTGTGGTTATTAAAGTTACTGTGCCACGCTTTGCCAAAAAAGAGGTAAATGATGAAAATATTAGCGATATGTAA
- a CDS encoding ParA family protein: MKILAICNQKGGVGKTTTSINLAASLAHLKKKVLLIDTDPQANATSGVGVDKAAISQSIYNILVDEVNINDVIIKTAYENLDIVPSSIALAGAEVELVSAISREQRMKNAISEIKDEYDYVVIDCPPSLGLITLNSLTAADGVIIPVQTEYYALEGLSQLMNTFNIVRKHLNSKLDIFGVLLTMTDSRTNISNQVAEQVREHFKDKAFETVIARTVRLSEAPSFGEPIIEYAKNSNGAKQYLSLAKEVIERG, from the coding sequence ATGAAAATATTAGCGATATGTAATCAAAAAGGTGGAGTAGGAAAAACAACTACTTCAATAAATTTAGCAGCTTCGTTAGCTCATCTTAAAAAGAAAGTACTATTAATTGATACTGATCCACAGGCCAATGCAACTAGTGGTGTTGGTGTAGATAAGGCAGCTATAAGCCAATCAATTTATAATATTCTTGTAGATGAAGTTAATATTAATGATGTAATTATTAAAACAGCTTATGAAAATCTGGATATTGTGCCTTCTAGTATTGCATTGGCGGGAGCAGAAGTTGAGCTTGTCTCAGCAATTAGCCGTGAGCAACGCATGAAAAATGCAATATCTGAAATTAAAGATGAGTATGATTATGTGGTAATCGATTGCCCTCCGTCTTTAGGCCTTATTACATTAAATTCATTAACTGCAGCTGATGGAGTAATTATCCCTGTACAGACAGAATATTACGCCTTAGAAGGGCTTAGTCAGCTTATGAATACATTTAATATAGTAAGAAAGCATCTTAATTCTAAATTGGATATTTTTGGGGTATTACTTACTATGACTGATAGTAGAACAAATATATCTAACCAAGTAGCTGAACAAGTAAGAGAGCATTTCAAAGATAAAGCATTTGAAACTGTTATCGCAAGAACTGTGCGTTTAAGTGAAGCCCCAAGTTTTGGTGAACCGATTATTGAATATGCGAAAAATTCTAATGGAGCAAAACAATATTTATCATTAGCTAAAGAGGTGATTGAACGTGGCTAA
- a CDS encoding ParB/RepB/Spo0J family partition protein produces the protein MAKKLGKGLGRGLDAIFATENVEIVTDNDKIVEIALEEIKKNPYQPRTYFNEEKLNELKESIEKNGLLQPIIVKKAVKGYYIIAGERRYRAFELLGRKEIPAIIKEMTDEEMMVFAVLENLQREDLSALEESESYKNLMDKMSLTQEELAKKLGKSRPYIANSLRLLKLPTEIKNKLEQGVISAAHARTLLSLKTKKAMEEVCALVVERKMSVRELEEYVAKLLKPKEVKKAKAKDIFIEEQEDILKKRLGTSVTIKQGRNKKGKIEIEFKDNDEFERIISLFKDE, from the coding sequence GTGGCTAAAAAATTAGGTAAAGGTTTAGGACGTGGACTTGATGCTATTTTTGCTACAGAAAATGTTGAGATAGTTACGGATAATGATAAAATAGTGGAAATTGCACTTGAAGAGATCAAAAAGAATCCATATCAACCGCGTACTTATTTTAATGAAGAAAAATTAAATGAATTAAAAGAATCTATCGAAAAAAATGGTTTATTACAACCTATTATTGTAAAAAAAGCTGTAAAAGGGTATTACATTATAGCAGGTGAGCGTCGTTATAGAGCATTTGAACTGCTAGGTAGAAAAGAAATTCCAGCTATTATTAAAGAGATGACAGATGAAGAAATGATGGTCTTTGCTGTACTAGAAAACCTACAACGTGAAGATTTATCTGCCTTAGAAGAATCAGAAAGTTATAAAAATCTGATGGACAAGATGTCATTAACGCAAGAGGAATTAGCTAAAAAACTTGGAAAAAGTAGACCGTATATAGCAAATAGTTTACGACTATTAAAGTTACCAACAGAAATTAAAAATAAACTTGAGCAAGGAGTCATAAGTGCAGCTCATGCTCGAACGTTACTTTCATTAAAAACAAAAAAAGCTATGGAAGAGGTTTGCGCTTTAGTAGTTGAAAGAAAAATGTCTGTTCGTGAATTAGAAGAATATGTAGCAAAGCTACTGAAACCGAAAGAGGTCAAGAAAGCGAAGGCTAAGGATATTTTTATAGAAGAGCAGGAAGATATTCTTAAAAAGCGTCTTGGAACGTCTGTAACGATTAAACAAGGTCGTAATAAAAAAGGTAAGATAGAAATTGAGTTCAAAGATAATGATGAATTTGAACGTATTATTTCATTATTCAAGGATGAGTAA
- a CDS encoding mechanosensitive ion channel family protein — protein MNFIEKIKTSVRNTDLLITVLEKILLIIVIFIIASILVRIFNRIIDYIMTTRDNANKKFNIKFNEKRSETLHKLVRSAVRYTIYFIAFFQVLSILGVNTTSIVASAGIASVAIGFGAQSLVKDIISGFFIILEGQFDVGDNVKIYNQAAFIAGGYVMSLGLRSTKIRSKNGEVYFIPNGTINQVVNYSLMYNLALVELPIKIDESIEEIEDRVNKVINNANNKKEYHDLLYKNDKFHIDYIEKIADNVVTIHVIGKAKVGKKQDVETMLRRDFYKEFESLLTSNEEK, from the coding sequence ATGAATTTTATTGAAAAGATAAAAACATCAGTAAGAAACACTGACTTACTAATCACAGTTTTAGAAAAAATATTACTTATAATTGTAATTTTTATTATTGCATCAATTTTAGTACGTATATTTAATAGAATTATTGATTATATAATGACAACTAGAGATAATGCCAATAAGAAGTTTAATATAAAGTTTAATGAGAAACGATCAGAAACTTTACATAAACTTGTGAGAAGTGCAGTTCGTTATACAATATACTTTATTGCATTTTTCCAAGTATTGTCAATCCTAGGAGTTAATACTACGAGTATTGTTGCCAGTGCTGGTATAGCATCAGTAGCTATTGGTTTTGGTGCACAGAGTTTAGTTAAAGATATTATATCTGGATTTTTTATCATTCTTGAAGGACAATTTGATGTAGGTGATAATGTTAAAATTTATAATCAAGCAGCCTTTATTGCTGGAGGTTATGTAATGTCACTTGGTTTACGTTCTACTAAGATTCGTTCAAAAAATGGTGAAGTTTATTTTATTCCGAATGGAACTATTAATCAAGTTGTAAATTACTCATTAATGTATAACTTAGCTTTAGTAGAGTTACCGATAAAAATTGATGAATCTATTGAAGAGATAGAAGACCGTGTAAACAAAGTAATTAATAATGCTAATAATAAAAAAGAATATCATGATTTATTATATAAGAACGATAAATTCCATATCGATTATATAGAAAAAATTGCTGATAACGTTGTTACTATTCATGTTATTGGAAAAGCAAAAGTTGGAAAAAAACAAGATGTGGAAACAATGTTAAGACGTGATTTCTATAAAGAGTTTGAATCATTATTAACATCAAATGAAGAAAAATAG
- a CDS encoding DUF951 domain-containing protein yields the protein MEYELNDIVEMKKQHPCGTNRWQITRMGADIKIKCLKCDNNIMMPRREFNKKIKKIVEKNS from the coding sequence ATGGAATATGAATTAAATGACATAGTTGAAATGAAAAAACAACACCCTTGTGGCACAAATAGATGGCAAATTACACGTATGGGGGCTGACATAAAGATAAAGTGCCTAAAGTGTGATAATAACATAATGATGCCAAGACGTGAGTTTAACAAAAAAATTAAAAAAATAGTTGAAAAAAATTCATAA
- a CDS encoding TetR/AcrR family transcriptional regulator has product MEKIMAYINKTTKTQRKIQEALLELMKTKKFEVITVSDITSLIDINRSTFYRHYLDKYNVLEKIEDNILIEITDFHNKFINNLSNKNIDITFEISDYINVDNNFFNIFEKHLSSMHILMGENGSITFQNKLKNTMLNVFKRTFSLASINLNKIEKDLLFNFQSASFISIINYWTEHPELTVKELFSFYNRIISNGIVNFVKDNMN; this is encoded by the coding sequence ATGGAGAAAATAATGGCTTATATTAATAAAACTACAAAAACACAAAGAAAAATACAAGAAGCTTTATTAGAATTAATGAAAACAAAGAAATTTGAAGTTATTACTGTTTCTGATATTACTTCTTTAATTGATATAAATCGTTCTACATTTTATCGACACTATTTGGATAAATATAACGTATTAGAAAAAATTGAAGATAATATTCTTATAGAAATTACAGATTTTCATAATAAATTTATTAATAATCTATCTAATAAAAATATAGATATTACATTCGAGATTAGCGACTATATTAATGTTGATAATAATTTTTTTAATATATTTGAAAAACATCTATCTTCTATGCACATACTTATGGGAGAAAATGGTAGTATTACATTTCAAAATAAATTGAAGAATACTATGCTCAATGTTTTTAAAAGAACCTTCTCCCTTGCATCTATAAATTTAAATAAGATTGAAAAAGATCTTCTATTTAATTTTCAATCAGCAAGTTTTATCTCAATTATAAATTACTGGACTGAACATCCTGAATTAACTGTTAAAGAACTCTTTTCTTTTTATAATAGAATAATATCAAATGGAATTGTTAATTTTGTTAAAGACAACATGAACTAG